The Microplitis mediator isolate UGA2020A chromosome 10, iyMicMedi2.1, whole genome shotgun sequence genomic sequence aataaataattcatttttttatcacgcAGATGAAACCATTAAAGTCAACCAGGACACAAGTTCAACATACCTCGTTAATAAAACCGCACGAAACAATTATAGGAGATATTTTTTCAACGCCGAAAGAACAGAAGAAAAACAGTAATTTTACGAGAACGATGCCTATGGAAGTTGAgaacttgaaaatattattcaatcaAATAAAAACGACGGAATcgcttatttaaaattttattcaacgtCTTAGTGATTTCTGATTCACTTAATACCAGCGATGCTGATAATAAACTAATTGGTTCCAAAGATTTTCGATTCTGACGAGAAAAAGATTTTCATGTTTTTACGGtcttgtaatatttatttatcgaataAACAACTTGgagggtaaaaaatattattttctgctGTAGGAAAGAAACCAAATACAGTCGAATCCCATTAACTCGGAGAGTTAGTCTACGAAAGAGCGAAATTTCCTGGAAATTCTGACATGTATCATGATGCGCTCTTACATCACATGTATgatacatatattaatataccCAAACatatacaaatgtatataGCATCAAGCAGAAGATAGCAAAGTCGTAGTTCGGATCAAGATTGAGAGGACGTTCCGAGTTAATAGAATCCGACTGTAATTAATGTTCACCTTTTTCCTTAATCCTCGATTGACAAAAGGAGAACACATGAcggaaacatttaaatatataaacggTACATGTGACTGACATTAAGCAGTTGTTCaccaaataagaaaaatattgaatttcttttaaaaagtttcttatggAAGATTTAAACAAGACGTGAAGAAGATGGACTTCATAAGTATACTTGCCAAGAATTCCATTTTGATTAAGATTCTTCTTAAAGACTTACGAAAATCTGTAGAAACGGCAACAATTCTTGAGCAACATACACAATATAGAACAATGGTCGGTCAGAGTTGCTGCAGAATTGCTTAAGATATCGGGTCTCTTCACCTTCAAGCTCAAACGCAGCCCCATTAGCAAACTCAGTcctcttaaatttaaaatgctaCAAATTAATAGTATTATCactagataaaattatatcgaaCATTAAGTGGGCGCCACTGAATTTTCTATACTAATGCTGAATAGACGACTCACAAAGTAACGAAGGAGGCAACCATGTCCTGGTATCTTAAGCAATTCTACAGCAAGTCTACGCTGATGGATCTTAAGAAAAGATTACTACAGATTTACTTAAGATTACGGAAGTATTTTGCCTCAGACTGATGATGTAGATTTGCTAAAGACTGAAGATATAGATTCACGTAAGACTTTCTTAAGATTGCTGTTAGGGATGTAGctaataattaagttattttgTGACTTCTTATCAaactctgaaatttttttaacacaggGTCCTAAGGAGTTATAAGAATGATTTCTAATATCATGCCAAAAAACTTGTATTTAACTTACATTTCATGATACTTTCAGTTCATGGATCCAGTTGATTTtgatttatagaaaaaatattttaaaaaatattcattttaaatagttttcaAATCGTCTTACAtggaaagattggaacccgactggttaccGTTCTGCACCCGGCTCAATACGGTGCTGGAAAAAAATGCCCGATTGTGGTGACTGAGTCGTGTGCGCATATCACTCAGTCAGGTTCTGCACAGTAATCAGTGTAGTGCTGCACCACAATCGAGTACTTTTTTCCAGCACGGTACTGAGCcaggtgcagaacagtaaccagtcaggttctaatttttccgtgtactaatcaattccaaaatctattcAGCTCCAAAACTCAAAGAACCGCCAAATACcgcaaaagttattaaaatgcTAAACTTAATATTCCATAAAAGTCAAGagtttaaaattgatttgttgactacgtaataaatttatatagagTACATAATTATAGGTTTATACATTTACATGTTAATACTTTTCAAGTGTTTTTATTGTTGCTAatattcgataaatttaatcgCCGTAAAACAACTTTTACACCATGTGTTATATCTTGTAAAAATTTCCACATGTCTATCGTAATGTCTTTATTGTCAGCATCCAATTGTTGTCTACACAGTCGGCGTTTCGCGACGAGTTTTTTACGATTACTCACAGCAATTTCCTCACACGATTTCCGGTCATTTTCCGCAGAACAACTTTCCGAACTGTATGTACATTTCTTCCGGGCATCGAAGCTTTCATTACTTGAGCTTAGTTTCAAATCTTGGAGTTTCGGTGTGCGTAGTGATGATAAGTCATACTGAACTGCCTCATTAGAGATTACTCGCGGTGCATTTGTTCGATTAATCAACTGGCTTTCATTTAATGAATGAGATTGTTTTTCAGAGTCCACATCATCCATAAGAAGATTACTTTCTTCGATTTGAATCGATGACGAAATAGTCTCGTCTATTTTACGACAAATGGACTGATCATTTTGAAGAGCTTCTGGGATGAtttcttcatcttcatcatcaGTGTCAGTTTTTTCATGCtggttataaattttatcatcatttgaatactttttttcttcatttgaatttatttttttcgtcgCATGTTTTAATACGTTCTCTATAATTGATGACTTTGAATCAAAAGAGTTATCGTAACTAGAGTACTTGGgtttatcatcataactacAATGCGTGTGATCACTAAAATCTTTGATCCCAGTAAACGCGGGTTCTTTTTGCTGAGAAGAAATCATTGGCAATCGTTGCGAACTTGTGGATTCACTAATTTTTGTTTCCGTTGATTTCCGTTTATTTACATCAGTAAGTATGGGAATACTCATGTCAGCTTTGTCTGTACTGTCGGCTAATTTATTaggatataattttaaattttccggttttgttaaatttcctttacaaaatatattagatGGGAATGTAATTTTATCTTTTCCACGCTCCAGTGATGTATTGTGATTATTTGACTTTTCGATgttggtaattaaattttctaattttaataaacttgaattgaTAAGATGTTTGCTACCTTTGACTGTTTCAGCTTTCTCGGAGTTCTCTAGAACTTCATCTGGTTccgattttgttttttgttctAGAACTGTAATACTGTCTTGATTCTGGGAGATTGTGAACATGAGGCCTTCCATAACGAGATCTGTGATGTTGGCTGACCGAGCTGTTGCATTATCGATAATATTCGAAGTGGAAAAAGTCTTGGCCCGAAATATCGCGGGCTCATTTCGCAAATCCCGCGTTGGTTTTTCTGCTGCACTTTTAGCTACCGGTTGCTTATCTGAATCATCGATAGCTTTTGAATTTGTTCGCTCTATTTCTCGTTCGATCAAATATTGATACGGCATGTCTATGGACTCGTGCACTTCATTGAAACCTTCTTCATTGTTGCCGGTAAAACTATCAGGTTTAGCAGGATCTCGCTGTTCCGAAATGTATCTTTCTAAAATAGGCAGGTTTTTAAGGTCTGCAAAAAATGAaacattactttttttcacgGGTTCAGAAATTTCTATACCACTAGAAAAAGGTTCTGTAATTTTTTCGCTATCAGAGTTTGAGGATTTAAATTCCGTTGAGTCATCAgacattttttctaaattatctGTAGATACGGACTCAATATTTTGTGAAATATCATTAGATTTTTTCGAATCATTTTGCTCGATATTGTCCcacttatttttcatattgtcGTCATACTCAACTAGATCATCGAATTCCGTtccattttgaaaaattaaattaacagaAAGAAGTTTAACAGTGAGCACAAAAGCGCGGGAAAAAGCTGTCGCGTTTGTTCTCTCTCGGAACTTTAGCATAGCAAACATTTTGTCTTGCCGAGTCCATGATGAATGATTGTAAGTAACGAGAAGATGTCGCGTACCGAATTGCTGGCCTTGACGCGGTTgggattttataattcgacgGATAACTTTCATCAGCTCTTTGCCAtgactaaaatttttgttgtctTTTGAATGCCGATGAtacttgaaagtaaatttataaatattcttttTGTGACATAGCCAATACGACCCAGGTACCGTTAAAAGAGGTTCTTTTTCTCGGTATATCCAATCAAATTTGTCAGACGTTCGAACATGTATTCCAGGCATTTTTTCTCAGGCTCAAGTTGACTGAAGAGTGTAACTAATTTTATTCCGTCTTTGTCATTCGACGAATCTTTTGTTATAAAAGCCAAGTAGTATAAGACTTTGtgctaaaattattaaacaagtatttaattatcaaatcattcaattttattacagTCGCATTCCATTAATTCGGACAGTTAGTCTACGGAGGAGCGATAATTTCCTGGGAATTTCGACTTATCGAATATTTTCTTGCCTCATGTAATTGATACTTctagaaatttattactaaagtGAAGCAAcagttttcttaaaataaaaactataaatttaatattaatttaaaatcgtgtCCAGATCAACTTAATAAAATGGTAAAATCATAGGGAGGGGgacaataattcaaaattataatttaattttgaccaTACATTAGACCCTTTATTGGGACTTCTTCAGCAACTAAAACAAGACATTATAAatgatttacaaaattatataattaaacaaaacaaataattatgcAATCACATGGTACAACATAACCAATCACAAATATGATCACATCCTACCTTGatcatataaattctatcGTCTACTAGATGTTTTTGAGACATACgtcattttgtttaatgatataaaaataatctaatcTAACAAGTCAATAAACAAGACCAGTAAAGCCGTAATtcctttaacaaaaaataaaaaaaaccctggtcgtttcagtaaaatcacataaaataaaataatactaggctatataaatcatatagaatttttcgaaaatatgACAGCAAATTTGGAATACTTGCTTTAACATCATCATATAGAAAATTCTTCGTCAAACAAAATATgatctttttttaacttttcattccacttttttttccaaaaaattttttaattttcatttttttaatttttaatttttaattttttccaaattaacATCATTTATACGGTCTAAAGTAGAATGTACTTGCATCAACTTTACTGATGAGCCCAGCAAATATATTCGGGGCgaaaccgttttttaaaacatagtAAATTCAAGACTTTgattttattcgataaatgtattttattacagtgcgtactaataatattagtccacatgtatttattaatacgaTGAATCTAATTTAACAAGTCAATAAACAAGACCAGTAAAGCCGTAATGcctttaacaaaaaataaaaaaaaccctggtcgtttcagtaaaatcacataaaatgatataaaaataataagcatttttgatattttaattacaataaataaataacaattcaatgaaataaagaTAAACTCCAATTCATGTGACACTCAATACGTATACTCTCAACTAGTGTATAATAATCAAggcataattattatattactattattatatacatttataatgACTTGTTTTAGTTGCTGAAGAAGTCCCAATAAAGGTACGAAACGTCCAATGTATGGTCAAAttctaattttgaattattgtcAACCTCCCTATGATTTTaccattttataaaaaaatgacttatttTGAGTATTTATGGAAACAAGAcaaataattacttgaatttaattttttttctctcagtgtaacTAGTAGTAGGGTCAGGATAGAGAGAAAGTTCTGAGTTAATGGAATCCGACATAGACTTCGACTGTGATGGTCAAGTATTCTTACCCCAACTATAACTTCATGGATAAATACGTTTTTGATGGTGTTCCAAGGAAGAAAAATGTTTGATTCAAAGCAATTTAAAACTCTTTTCTTGATGATTTGTATCCCGACTGACTCAACAACTAACAGAgtatctgtaaaaaaattcgattaataATCTGATGCGTAATAGGTCATAAATGACGGAAACTACTTACCATTTTTCACAgccaatataataaatttacattttagcATTATAAGCAAAATTGCGACAAAAATAGCGGCGAAGCATTGGAAATTTGTGCTCCAATAATATATACTCAACAACAATATTGGAATATCGAACCAAAAATTGATAAGTTTATTATTGTTGTACAACTGGAATTCTAAAATTCGATTCTGAAGTAATGTGCCGCTCGTATCGCTTTTTTCAACCAGAAAAAGCTGTTGACCACTTGCTCCTCTAAATATACTTGGGCCAGACACACTGTCTGTTAGATTCGAAGACATTAATCAGTGCTGGTAATTTTATCACGAGCTCAtgaattctgaaaaattttattttaaatataggAAATGAAAAGTTTCGGAAATCTTCAATATGACagctgacaattttttaaaatgtaaattaataaattccatgttaataaataatgatttgaaaaaattcatatgatgacttttaaaaatctctgcgtttattttcaaataattttctatcaataacgagtttaataatttgaagatttaaaaattctaagctGCCTGCTGACTTTACTGTCATTcattatattcaatatttaatttttactctctaACCAACagactaaaaaatattgtgttaataTCAACATAATCCGTGTGTTAAAAAGGgttcacacaatatttgtgttatttttttttatacacaatatttatgttaaattttaatacaaaatttgtgtttaaaACTCAACATCTActatttgtattattttttaacaccaACTATTTGTATTGTTGTTCAACCCAgactatttgtgttaaattttaacagaaaatttgtattaaaatctCATCACCAACTATTTGTGTTAAACTTGAACAGAAAATTGGTATTAAAATCTCAACACCAACTATTTGTATTATTGTTTAACACAAACTATCTGTGTTAAACTTTAACACAAACTTTGTGGTAAAATCTCAACACCAActatttgtattattttttaacaccaattatttgtgttaaattttaacagaaaatttgtattaaaatctCAACACCAACTATTTGTGTTAAACTTTAACACAAACTTTGTGGTAAAATCTCAACACCAActatttgtattattttttaacaccaattatttgtgttaaattttaacagaAAATTGGTATTAAAATCTCAACACCAactatttgtgttaaattttaacacaaacttTGTGGTAAAATCTCAAAaccaactatttttattattttttaacacaaactacttgtgttaaatttcaacacaaaactTATGTTAAAAACTCAACATCTActatttgtattattttttaacacagactATTTGTGTTAATTTAGTTCACACAATaattgtgttattttttaacacagacaCTTTTGAGGTGTTAAATAGTagatcgatttaaaatttttaagtaacagTGAAAtgtgtttataaaataataaacacaaaaaatttaacactaaCCGCTTTTAACACAAATgtgtacacaatattttttactgtgtcaGTGGTGAAAAAAACTGCAATTTGCAACAATGTAAGGTAACAAAATTCACTTTATTTACcttatattttcattgttgACTATACAATTCGTAAATTATTGTCTTAAAAGACGACAATGAaaacttcaataaattttagtcgTAGGAAAAACCTGACCTATCTCGTTTTAAACACTTAGAAAAATAACAAGCACTTTGTTTCACTgacacagtaaataaaaattataaaaaaaatttctgagacGAAATAGAACTTTtgagaatacaaaaaattagcCCTCTGCTATTTTGGACAAAGTTAAATTATCTCTG encodes the following:
- the LOC130675919 gene encoding uncharacterized protein LOC130675919 yields the protein MEDENDRSKPQCENILFDLCSLRERYPLKCANIFEDCLHTTNTINMKPLKSTRTQVQHTSLIKPHETIIGDIFSTPKEQKKNSNFTRTMPMEVENLKILFNQIKTTESLI
- the LOC130675917 gene encoding uncharacterized protein LOC130675917, which gives rise to MPGIHVRTSDKFDWIYREKEPLLTVPGSYWLCHKKNIYKFTFKYHRHSKDNKNFSHGKELMKVIRRIIKSQPRQGQQFGTRHLLVTYNHSSWTRQDKMFAMLKFRERTNATAFSRAFVLTVKLLSVNLIFQNGTEFDDLVEYDDNMKNKWDNIEQNDSKKSNDISQNIESVSTDNLEKMSDDSTEFKSSNSDSEKITEPFSSGIEISEPVKKSNVSFFADLKNLPILERYISEQRDPAKPDSFTGNNEEGFNEVHESIDMPYQYLIEREIERTNSKAIDDSDKQPVAKSAAEKPTRDLRNEPAIFRAKTFSTSNIIDNATARSANITDLVMEGLMFTISQNQDSITVLEQKTKSEPDEVLENSEKAETVKGSKHLINSSLLKLENLITNIEKSNNHNTSLERGKDKITFPSNIFCKGNLTKPENLKLYPNKLADSTDKADMSIPILTDVNKRKSTETKISESTSSQRLPMISSQQKEPAFTGIKDFSDHTHCSYDDKPKYSSYDNSFDSKSSIIENVLKHATKKINSNEEKKYSNDDKIYNQHEKTDTDDEDEEIIPEALQNDQSICRKIDETISSSIQIEESNLLMDDVDSEKQSHSLNESQLINRTNAPRVISNEAVQYDLSSLRTPKLQDLKLSSSNESFDARKKCTYSSESCSAENDRKSCEEIAVSNRKKLVAKRRLCRQQLDADNKDITIDMWKFLQDITHGVKVVLRRLNLSNISNNKNT